The Sporomusa termitida genome has a window encoding:
- a CDS encoding nitrogenase component 1, producing MENPCHMCMPMGGILALKGIEKSMVIVHGSQGCSTYMRRHIAEHFNEPVDVGSSSLNEKGTVYGGAANLRTALDNIRRVYQPKLVGVVTTCLAETIGEDVARIVKEYRQDNGIDMPIVAASTPGYGGSHNEGYWLTVRRIVETLATTTERHNKVNVIIPSMSPADIRELKRFLAAMGLDYTLCPDISDTMDQPYLPVYSKVPAGGTPVADLCRMSGAPATIELGVTIDGGVSPGKYLEDTFGVPLYRVPIPIGIENTDAFMAALESISGKKRPAAIELERGRLLDAMIDSHKYNFAGRAAIFGDPELVYAVTQACLENGIRPIVVTGDKNGNLSRLLPDNEMTSETIVLSDPDFNLVQERAGTGAANIAIGHSDGRFLTERDGIPLVRLGFPIHDRVGGQRLLSVGYTGTALFLDRITNTLLEDKYRDYRKNMFNKYFQQPKNERQRKGVAAL from the coding sequence ATGGAGAACCCTTGTCATATGTGTATGCCGATGGGTGGAATTCTGGCGCTCAAAGGCATCGAAAAGTCGATGGTTATTGTTCATGGCTCGCAAGGCTGCAGTACTTATATGCGGCGGCATATTGCCGAGCATTTTAACGAACCGGTTGATGTCGGCTCCTCTTCCCTTAATGAAAAAGGGACCGTATATGGCGGGGCGGCTAATCTCCGCACCGCTCTTGATAACATTAGGCGGGTATATCAGCCCAAGCTGGTCGGCGTTGTTACCACCTGCCTGGCGGAGACCATTGGTGAAGACGTTGCCAGGATTGTAAAAGAGTACCGGCAGGATAACGGGATTGATATGCCGATTGTTGCGGCCAGTACGCCCGGGTATGGCGGTAGCCACAACGAAGGCTACTGGCTGACAGTCAGGCGAATTGTTGAAACACTGGCTACAACTACTGAGCGGCATAACAAGGTCAATGTGATCATTCCCAGTATGAGTCCGGCAGATATCCGTGAGCTAAAGCGCTTTTTGGCAGCAATGGGGCTTGATTATACCCTGTGCCCGGATATCTCGGATACTATGGATCAGCCATATCTGCCTGTGTATAGCAAAGTGCCGGCCGGCGGCACCCCGGTTGCAGATCTCTGCCGGATGAGTGGTGCGCCGGCGACAATCGAACTGGGGGTTACTATTGATGGCGGCGTGTCGCCGGGGAAATACCTGGAGGATACGTTTGGCGTACCTCTCTACAGAGTGCCGATCCCAATTGGCATTGAGAATACAGACGCCTTTATGGCGGCCCTTGAATCAATCAGCGGCAAAAAGCGGCCGGCGGCAATTGAGCTTGAGCGGGGGCGCCTGCTTGACGCCATGATTGACTCTCATAAATACAACTTTGCCGGTCGCGCTGCTATTTTTGGTGATCCTGAGCTGGTGTATGCGGTTACGCAGGCCTGTCTGGAGAATGGCATCCGCCCCATTGTCGTGACTGGTGATAAAAATGGTAACTTGTCCAGGCTGCTGCCAGACAATGAAATGACCAGTGAAACTATTGTGCTGTCAGATCCGGACTTTAATTTAGTGCAGGAACGGGCCGGAACTGGTGCGGCCAATATAGCGATCGGTCATTCTGACGGACGCTTTCTTACCGAACGGGATGGTATTCCTTTGGTCAGGCTGGGATTTCCTATTCATGACCGGGTGGGAGGACAACGGCTTTTATCTGTTGGCTATACCGGCACTGCACTATTTTTAGACCGTATTACCAATACCCTATTGGAAGATAAATATAGAGATTACCGTAAGAATATGTTTAATAAATACTTTCAACAGCCAAAAAATGAACGCCAAAGAAAGGGGGTGGCCGCTCTATGA
- a CDS encoding homocitrate synthase/isopropylmalate synthase family protein, with translation MSKPTWIDQTLNAAVKLRFSSDQLTGISGLLSGLGVQKAGIYMPDWQQYCPDLSGVRQQLELWGIIDITVCELEWLVQAGIKQVIVVVRNFCPDDGIANLEAVMVKAGRLGLDVALLLEGLANLGQHDLAAVIGKINSYSLKTVFYGDENGSGNYLTICDQITLLKNNLHCPIGIRAGNAYGLATANTLAAMKAGVRQVMTAVAGIGSCAPWEEALMAAKQFTGQDIEIPPALAGKCQQVLAALQLTISAAKAIIGPAIFAHESGLHVDGVNKDPWLYEPFAPELVGLSRQLIIGKHSGTTALKTKFAAWGIRLEEVESKKLLASVRALAVRNKSAISDDELQRLYLSG, from the coding sequence ATGAGCAAGCCAACCTGGATTGATCAGACACTAAATGCAGCCGTCAAGTTGCGTTTTTCCAGTGACCAACTTACAGGGATTTCCGGTTTGCTGTCTGGGTTAGGGGTTCAGAAAGCTGGTATTTATATGCCAGACTGGCAACAATATTGTCCGGATTTGTCCGGTGTTAGGCAACAGCTTGAGCTTTGGGGAATAATCGATATAACGGTTTGTGAACTTGAGTGGTTAGTACAGGCCGGTATTAAACAGGTAATAGTTGTGGTCCGTAATTTTTGTCCGGACGATGGTATCGCTAACCTGGAAGCTGTAATGGTCAAAGCAGGCAGGCTTGGTTTGGATGTTGCTCTATTGCTGGAAGGTCTGGCCAATTTGGGCCAACATGACTTGGCAGCTGTTATTGGCAAAATCAATAGCTATTCCCTAAAGACTGTTTTCTATGGAGATGAAAATGGGAGCGGCAATTATTTAACCATCTGTGATCAAATAACCCTGTTGAAAAATAATTTGCATTGTCCTATCGGTATCCGAGCCGGAAATGCCTACGGTTTGGCAACTGCCAATACACTGGCTGCAATGAAGGCCGGTGTCCGGCAGGTAATGACGGCGGTAGCCGGGATCGGCAGCTGTGCTCCCTGGGAAGAGGCACTTATGGCTGCTAAACAATTTACCGGACAGGATATTGAAATACCACCTGCTTTAGCGGGTAAATGTCAACAGGTTCTTGCGGCCCTGCAGCTTACGATTTCCGCAGCTAAAGCCATTATTGGCCCGGCGATTTTTGCTCATGAATCGGGTTTGCATGTTGATGGCGTCAATAAGGACCCTTGGTTGTATGAACCCTTTGCCCCGGAGCTTGTTGGATTAAGCAGGCAACTTATTATCGGTAAACATTCAGGAACCACTGCTTTGAAAACTAAGTTTGCAGCCTGGGGGATAAGGTTGGAAGAAGTTGAGTCCAAAAAGCTGCTTGCCAGTGTACGGGCACTAGCTGTGCGCAACAAGTCGGCAATTAGTGATGATGAATTACAACGTCTATACTTATCAGGCTGA
- a CDS encoding homocitrate synthase, which yields MQELNQAVLIDTTLRDGEQAAGIVFTAMEKLAIATALDKAGVTWIEAGTPVMGQEEAEALRFILDARLKAVVFAWNRAYREDIEASIACGFEFLHISVPVSDLHIHRKLKKSRDWVIAQLRTAILLAQSHGCYVSVGAEDASRASSEQFLELAELSASLGVLRIRYADTVGLLDPFSSAEIMADLTVRCPLPIEFHGHNDFGLATANTLAALQNGAVFASVTAAGIGERSGNAALEEVAVALDEIYKVPSRIDLTAVKNIGCQVAALSRRRVFNT from the coding sequence ATGCAAGAACTCAATCAGGCTGTTTTAATTGATACCACCTTGCGAGACGGAGAGCAAGCAGCGGGTATTGTTTTTACAGCCATGGAAAAGCTGGCTATTGCCACTGCTCTTGATAAAGCAGGCGTGACCTGGATTGAAGCAGGTACGCCGGTTATGGGTCAAGAAGAAGCCGAGGCTTTGCGATTTATTCTTGATGCCCGTCTAAAAGCAGTCGTATTTGCCTGGAATCGTGCATACCGGGAAGATATTGAGGCATCAATTGCGTGTGGCTTTGAATTTTTGCATATCTCTGTTCCTGTATCAGATCTTCATATTCATCGTAAACTAAAGAAAAGCCGTGACTGGGTGATCGCTCAACTGAGAACTGCGATACTTTTAGCACAAAGCCATGGCTGTTATGTGTCGGTTGGAGCCGAAGATGCATCAAGGGCCAGTTCCGAACAATTTCTTGAACTCGCCGAGCTTAGCGCCAGCCTTGGCGTGCTAAGGATCCGTTATGCAGACACGGTTGGTCTGTTAGATCCGTTTTCTAGCGCGGAAATTATGGCTGACCTTACAGTTCGCTGTCCATTACCCATTGAATTTCATGGCCATAATGATTTTGGCCTGGCTACAGCCAATACATTAGCGGCATTGCAAAATGGAGCTGTATTTGCCAGTGTAACTGCTGCAGGTATTGGGGAACGGTCAGGCAATGCCGCCTTAGAGGAAGTGGCCGTTGCTCTAGATGAAATATATAAGGTGCCAAGCCGGATTGATTTAACAGCAGTAAAAAATATAGGCTGCCAAGTGGCAGCCCTGAGTCGCAGGCGTGTTTTCAATACCTGA
- the nifB gene encoding nitrogenase cofactor biosynthesis protein NifB: MTSVLTDKHPCFSALAQHQYARMHLPVAPRCNISCNYCSRKFDCVNESRPGVTSEILSPQEAKEKFAQVKAAIPNLSVVGIAGPGDALANWEETRATIELIKQVDPGIIVCLSTNGLLLPEYAPELIKLGVQHVTVTANCTDPVVGAQVYGTVNYRGKRYVGVEGSEILLNNQQEGIMYLAGHGVTVKVNIVMIKLVNDWHVPDVVKKVKQLGACMTNIMPFIPAPGSVFSGLPQTNMRDVTAIRTACASELRQMTHCRQCRADAIGLLGQDRAGEFRSCATQVEPVEAKPVPFVPHYKIAVTSKFGKLVDLHFGQAEEFLIYQVNGSRFELVETRQLEKYCVGNVACDNEDKRKDGILMALSDCDAVLTMRIGYQAQKRLLKRGIMSVEYCYTIESGLGYATEQLDLKAAAV, translated from the coding sequence ATGACGAGCGTGCTTACCGATAAACATCCCTGCTTTTCAGCGCTAGCTCAGCATCAATACGCCCGCATGCATCTGCCGGTGGCTCCCCGGTGTAATATCAGCTGTAATTACTGTAGCCGCAAGTTTGACTGTGTAAACGAAAGCCGCCCTGGGGTAACCAGCGAAATCCTGTCACCCCAGGAAGCTAAAGAAAAATTCGCCCAAGTCAAAGCGGCAATTCCCAATCTAAGCGTTGTCGGTATCGCCGGTCCGGGGGATGCCCTGGCTAACTGGGAGGAAACAAGGGCGACAATTGAGCTTATTAAGCAGGTTGATCCCGGCATCATAGTCTGTCTATCAACAAACGGGCTGTTGTTGCCTGAATATGCACCAGAGTTAATTAAACTAGGTGTGCAGCATGTAACTGTAACCGCTAACTGTACGGACCCGGTTGTTGGCGCCCAGGTTTATGGAACTGTTAATTATCGGGGCAAGCGTTATGTTGGCGTTGAGGGTTCGGAAATTCTTCTGAATAATCAACAGGAGGGTATTATGTATCTGGCCGGGCATGGTGTTACCGTCAAGGTAAATATTGTCATGATTAAGCTGGTCAATGATTGGCATGTTCCCGATGTTGTCAAAAAAGTTAAGCAGCTAGGTGCCTGCATGACTAATATTATGCCATTTATTCCCGCGCCAGGCAGTGTCTTTTCCGGCCTGCCGCAAACAAATATGCGCGATGTTACAGCCATTCGTACAGCTTGTGCCAGTGAACTGAGACAAATGACTCATTGCCGGCAATGCCGGGCTGATGCTATTGGTTTATTAGGGCAAGACAGAGCCGGTGAGTTTAGGAGCTGTGCCACGCAGGTGGAACCGGTTGAGGCCAAACCGGTACCGTTTGTTCCCCATTACAAAATTGCTGTTACCAGCAAATTCGGCAAGCTGGTTGATTTACATTTTGGCCAGGCAGAAGAGTTCCTGATTTACCAGGTGAATGGCAGCCGTTTTGAACTGGTGGAGACGCGGCAGCTGGAAAAATATTGTGTGGGTAATGTTGCCTGCGATAATGAGGATAAACGAAAAGATGGCATATTAATGGCTTTATCGGACTGTGATGCGGTATTGACTATGCGTATCGGCTATCAGGCCCAGAAGCGTCTCTTAAAGCGGGGCATTATGTCAGTTGAGTACTGCTATACCATAGAAAGCGGGCTTGGGTATGCAACAGAACAGCTGGATTTGAAAGCTGCAGCCGTTTAA
- a CDS encoding Fe-only nitrogenase accessory AnfO family protein, which yields MAREIAVFVGNNGSTAALGEPGKVIVYRRQQGKWQPVSEAVLQLDPTSGMAGVRQQLAAMIEFIGRCRVFVARAVSGLLYKELEQAGFSIWEFDGRPLEFLEYILIQEELAARQPAPLKAVTPTVVETGPGCYQVSLKELQQSGTGMTSKQVLQPLLNGNFYLVEVLCGHIPPWLEADWACGKFDCTAERAADGVKLTIKKKSCGEYNEQANLD from the coding sequence ATGGCGCGGGAAATAGCAGTGTTTGTGGGGAATAATGGCAGTACTGCTGCCCTGGGAGAGCCAGGCAAAGTTATTGTTTACCGGCGCCAGCAGGGTAAGTGGCAACCGGTTAGCGAGGCAGTGCTTCAGCTTGATCCCACAAGCGGCATGGCAGGAGTACGGCAACAATTAGCAGCAATGATTGAATTTATCGGACGGTGCCGTGTATTTGTTGCCCGGGCTGTCTCCGGCCTTCTATACAAAGAACTTGAGCAGGCAGGATTCAGTATTTGGGAATTTGACGGCCGTCCGCTGGAATTTCTGGAATATATATTAATTCAGGAAGAACTTGCCGCCCGCCAGCCAGCTCCGCTCAAGGCTGTAACTCCGACGGTTGTTGAGACCGGGCCAGGCTGCTATCAGGTATCACTTAAGGAGTTGCAGCAAAGCGGTACCGGCATGACTTCTAAGCAAGTATTGCAACCCTTGTTAAATGGCAATTTCTATCTTGTTGAAGTTTTATGCGGCCATATTCCGCCCTGGTTAGAGGCTGACTGGGCCTGTGGCAAGTTTGATTGTACAGCCGAGCGGGCTGCAGACGGTGTTAAGTTGACAATAAAGAAAAAAAGTTGTGGTGAGTATAATGAGCAAGCCAACCTGGATTGA
- a CDS encoding L,D-transpeptidase family protein, with product MAQVASPQIVVNLPSRTLELYKDNILVKEYQVAIGKADTPTPIGDFSILEKEVDPAWYPPGKNYVVPSGPENPLGYRWMGLGDLYGIHGTNAPWSIGLAISNGCIRMQEIDAEELFEIIDCDTPVKIEYERIKIRINASGEATIGIYPDVYNQQTVTLADVKDALQQAALDNLVDDDFLRTLIKAVPDHQVVFAQLHNLKINGSLRSEHILSREGKKYIPVLALADSLRTTVQWNAVSRTVTRQNQTVPGVKLGDKLYVTVDHVPMLFGGRENWNDEQNCLELLLPVARLDGQILSGGIQRMDNILAVPALAIANELGERVTWQSQTGELLIRGKPAPVKLISGQPFISVNDISRVYNVATDWNDQTQMLDLIYPLFPVDYSMYLDPNDEYL from the coding sequence ATGGCACAGGTAGCTTCGCCTCAAATTGTTGTTAATCTCCCCAGTCGTACCCTGGAGCTTTATAAGGATAATATTCTGGTGAAAGAGTATCAGGTGGCCATTGGCAAAGCGGATACACCTACACCGATTGGTGATTTTTCAATACTTGAGAAAGAGGTTGATCCTGCCTGGTATCCTCCCGGCAAGAACTATGTCGTGCCTTCCGGGCCTGAAAACCCACTGGGATACCGGTGGATGGGGTTGGGAGACCTGTATGGTATTCATGGTACGAACGCTCCCTGGTCAATTGGATTGGCAATTTCTAACGGCTGTATTCGGATGCAAGAAATAGATGCTGAAGAATTATTTGAAATTATTGATTGTGATACTCCAGTCAAGATTGAATATGAGCGGATTAAAATACGGATTAATGCCAGCGGGGAGGCCACTATTGGCATTTACCCCGATGTATATAATCAGCAGACAGTTACTCTGGCTGATGTTAAAGATGCATTGCAGCAGGCTGCATTAGACAATCTTGTTGACGATGATTTCCTGCGGACTCTTATAAAGGCTGTTCCCGATCATCAAGTTGTATTCGCTCAGCTTCATAACCTTAAGATAAACGGAAGCTTACGTTCTGAGCATATACTGTCCAGAGAGGGTAAAAAGTATATACCAGTTTTGGCTTTAGCCGATAGTTTGCGTACTACTGTACAATGGAATGCAGTGAGCCGGACAGTAACCCGTCAGAACCAGACAGTTCCAGGTGTTAAGCTTGGTGATAAACTATATGTTACTGTTGATCATGTGCCAATGTTGTTCGGAGGGCGGGAAAATTGGAATGATGAGCAAAATTGTCTGGAACTGCTATTGCCTGTTGCCAGGTTGGATGGGCAAATACTATCAGGTGGTATTCAGCGTATGGACAATATCTTGGCGGTACCGGCTCTTGCTATAGCCAATGAATTAGGCGAACGCGTAACCTGGCAGTCTCAAACCGGAGAACTGCTTATACGTGGGAAACCAGCGCCAGTTAAACTGATAAGTGGGCAGCCGTTTATATCAGTAAATGATATCAGCAGAGTCTACAATGTAGCAACAGACTGGAATGACCAAACGCAAATGCTTGATTTGATCTATCCTCTGTTTCCAGTTGATTATTCTATGTATTTGGATCCTAATGACGAATATTTGTGA
- a CDS encoding lactate utilization protein: MSEFKDWHNETIAGKVVEALQKNNFTATYVSTRQEALDKLAALIPGDATVGIGGSWTIKEVGIDTLLEERGNTVFNHNKPGLAPAESLALRRQELTCDVFLTGTNALTLKGELVNVDGAGNRVAAMIFGPKKVIVLTGINKIVTDVDAAMDRIELFAAPINNKRLSRPNPCTVTGECMDCQGPTRICNVTTVMHKKPAASDVEIIIIGEELGF, from the coding sequence ATGAGTGAATTTAAAGACTGGCACAACGAGACGATTGCGGGAAAAGTTGTTGAAGCTCTGCAAAAGAATAACTTTACCGCCACCTATGTCAGCACAAGGCAGGAAGCGTTAGACAAACTGGCTGCGTTGATTCCTGGGGATGCTACTGTCGGGATCGGCGGCTCGTGGACGATTAAAGAAGTCGGGATTGATACCTTGCTGGAAGAGCGGGGCAACACAGTATTTAACCATAATAAACCGGGACTGGCACCAGCAGAATCTCTGGCACTGCGACGGCAGGAACTGACCTGTGATGTTTTCCTTACCGGGACTAATGCCTTAACCCTGAAAGGTGAACTTGTTAATGTTGACGGGGCTGGTAATCGGGTGGCGGCGATGATTTTTGGTCCTAAAAAGGTTATTGTCCTAACCGGTATAAATAAGATTGTTACCGACGTTGATGCAGCCATGGACCGGATTGAGTTGTTTGCCGCTCCGATTAATAACAAACGTCTAAGTCGCCCTAACCCATGTACTGTAACTGGTGAATGTATGGATTGCCAAGGGCCTACGCGGATATGTAATGTAACTACAGTCATGCACAAGAAGCCTGCGGCAAGTGATGTTGAGATCATTATTATTGGAGAAGAATTAGGGTTTTAA